Part of the Citrus sinensis cultivar Valencia sweet orange chromosome 2, DVS_A1.0, whole genome shotgun sequence genome, CGCCCAgccccttctttttttttttttttttctctcgcCCAGCCCCATTTGATTGTAAAAAAGTGCTGCTATTGTCATCTCTTTTCGTTACTTTTGTGGTTtccttttcattattttaatatatattttttaattattttattttttaaatgaaaaaaataacagaCAAAGGATGATTACTGGAGTTGAAGCAACAGACAAAGGGACCCACGTTTTTGTCGTCCCTTTGTCGTCCAAGAGTTCAAATAGCAGAACTCATAAGTAAATATTGGTAAATTCCATCAAAGATGGTTGGCTCAAATTTTGCTGCCCTTTTGCCCAGGTAACGTGAGGTCTGCTAGAAGTTAATTTTAAGCATAGCTGCACATCCCAAAGGTGCATGAACTCCCTTTCTTGCACCTGTTGCTGCACCTCCCACAATGCTTCTTGTCTGACATTACATTCACATACTGGCCTTTGCAGCAAACCTGCCAATGCTTACATTTCTTACCACACTTGCCGCAATTGAACCCATCATGAAAGTGCGCCTACACATTTCTTCTTGCAGCAATCGGGGCCTGGACTGTCCTTGGCAAGACAAACCCTAGGGTTTTTGTCACATTTCATCACAGGGCGAGGGACAAATCGGCTTGCTCCTCGGAGTGAAGTCATTAAGTCTCGCTCGTCAGCCAAAGGGATATCAGAAGTAGTGTTATTATCACCACCGGCGCCATTGAATGATCCTTCTTCAGGCCCCAGTGTTGTAGCTTTAAGCGCATTGGCCATAGCCATTAGCATGGCCAAGGCAAGAAATATCTTTAATTAGGGAGTTCATCTTCATGAGGGAGacacttaaaattaaagaggctttgaaattaatggaaatgtgtgtgtgtgtgtgtgtgtattcaTTGACtcacatatatatatggagAATGGGCGCTCTTGTAGTCGTATTTAACTATTTATACATCAAAATAGAGCAGCTAGCAAACGAGTTGCTCTAAAGTGTGTAGGCGTTGCATGGTTTCCAATTGTGCGGACTGTTAGTGGAGTGGTCTAATTCAACGagttttgataaaatatgaaGTAAACCAATTTAGGTTGTTggagaaaatattataatctaaATACTAAATTAGGCTAAATTAGAggagaaaacaaaattgtatGCAACTGTACGTTAGGCATGCATATGTATATAATACCACTCGCCTTCAATTAATTACTACTAACTTTTCCCTGATTACAGATCCAATGCCCTTTCGTTAACAACGATCATCACGAATTCGGTGCAActaacaaaataagtttgcTTTTCATTGCTACGTAGCATCATAATGAAGAATCAAGTCTCTAATGCGCAATTGTGCCCAGATGTTAATTtacttcatttttgttttcggAAAGCAAATTgcttatatattaattcttCAAAAAGCATTAGAAATGCAGCTAAAAGCCATTAAACTAGTATGGAATGAAACTGACTTAGCACAAAACACCAATGGGAGATAAGTAATAACTACTTCCGATACTACGAGtctaaaattgttgaagagAGTATACTTAAACAACATACCGATAGGTGCCATAACGACCGACAGTCTCACTTAATTTACTTCATTTAATCTCGTTTAATTTCTTGTATTCTCTTTGGTCAAGAAGAAGATTCCAAGTTAAATTGACGTTGGTATATAAATGAACcctcttaatttctttcttttaaaaaaaaagcaaaataaaagattgtGATGAGAACATAAAATTGGTTAAATGCAAAACACATTCAAGATTTGTGATTGATAGCTATTACATGAGAATGTAAATTTAGCTAAATGTTAAGCATGTATgattataaaagaataatgatattttCGAAAGTCAATAGATCTCAGATAAGGAAAGTATATTAATCCTAAATTGATCGAGTTcatatttaatcaattgactgaatatattgttgcaaaatttccaaaataacaaagataaattaatcatattttataagtttcGACGCTTCACTTGATTGATCAATATATACCAATGAAAAGAGAATACATTGAAAGATACTAATCAATAAGGTAAcatgatgaaaatttatttatcaaataaagatTGAAGAAGTTTTGAGACTATGATCACGtgaattatgaaatttaatagttGACAATGCTGGCAGAAGCCGATAAGTAGAAGTTAAATAATCAGAATTCAGCAgtactgtaataaattcaattaagcGTAGCTGCGCAGCCCATAAAAACAGGAGCTTCCGTTCTTGCACTTGTAGCATCGGCCACAATGTTTGTGGTTGAAAGAAGGATTTACATACACTCCTTGGCAACAAATTTCATAGTATTTGCACTTGCTTCCACATTTGCCGCAGTTAAGTTGATTTTTCTTCACATCAACACATTTTTTGTAGCAGCAGTTCGCCACGAACTGCCCTTGGGGCGACAAACTCTAGGATACCTATCACAAGTGATGGCACCCCGCGGCGCCTTATCGGCTAGGAAACGACCCGTTCCTCCAAGAATCTTAAACGCTGCTTCCTCGTCAGTTTTTGGCAATCCAAGTTCATCGTCATTGgaattattttcttcctctGTAGTAGTTGCTTGTGGTTATCGCACTGTAATGGCCAAAGCTGTTGTGTCCGACAATATAAGTATGACTAAAgatttcattatattgttaattactACGTGACCAGAAGAGCTGTAAAGGggaaattacataaataataataataataatgcttgTTGTTAAAAGGGTTTGCATGGTGATCAGGTACGGTATCTATACTAATCTAGCTAATGTATATGGGGCAAATGATGAACGAATTTTCCAAAATGAATATGTGGCTTTATCAATGGCTTAATTAAATGGAATAAGTTAGGttcaaaattgaaatcatCATGCAAAATTCAGATGCAATATCAAtaaatggggaaaaaaaaggagaagaacCCAAATCTACATTGACATTGTAATCCATCAAACCCAATAAAAGCGTAAATGAAATTAGTTAATggtaagaaatatttaataaggCTCCTAAACAAGAAACCATAATTAAACTCATTATTCTTTAAactgtaatttatttatttttttggtaaatGTGATGATAAGACCATGATCATTAGTAACAGAACTccatatatatagaaaatagGTTTTTAAGGAGGAGAAAATGCCTTTGATTCGTAAATACATAATTACCAACTTTCCATTATTTTGacttgtttttaataaataattattaaaaaaaggattAAACTCAGCAAATTTTCAACAACGAGACTTACATAATGTCATTATAATATTGTCACACGAGGTGGTTCCATTACCCAAAAGTGGCACTAAGTACTAATATTTAATACCAAACAACCAAATGGTATACCACTGATAAttcataatcaaataaaattttatttcaagagACGTCAAAGGTGAGTGACATGGCAAATAAAGAAatagagggaaaaaaaaaaaggtttgaaTCAGGCAGTTACAAAAgcacttaaattaaaaactctGATAGAGTAGCTCAGCTTCAATGGCCTTCACGTCTTTGctatgttttgatttttttttttttgttaagaaTAATTAGAAGACATGTGTTAGTGTTATGCATACGTTGTATATATTTCTTCCCCCATTAAGTCAGAATATTTGGCCCATCTAGTTACGTGGTTAATGCTAAGGTTGTTAATCCAGCACTTTTCCAGGACCAGGACGAATAGGATCGCATATTCGAATGTATAGTAACCCTTTATCAATTTACAAACTAATTCAGAAAACTACTTGGCGCAGAATATGATTTCACTTACCGGGGCCAGGGGAAGTACTTGTTTCATTCCAGTATTATTAACTACTTCATTAAATAGCTAGGccattcttttcttcttgtttcCTTTACAACATGAAGCAAGTGCAATCTCTTTCTCTTGGGAGTTTACATAACTTCTCTCAAGCACTTTAGTTAATCATTCTTGAAACTCTTGATGCAACAAAACTTTATAACAATTTggatttaatctaattaatgCTCCTTTTTTTGTTGGGCAAGATTTGATTTCCACAGAAATCAATAATGTATTTGTGATGTAAATTTCAATAAGGCAACACCGCATGCAAATTGATTTTGTAACAGGAGAGATAATTTTTGGTCAGAACTAATGTGTATGAAGAAAGTAATACAAATTGAAAGTTCTAATGGTAAATAGCGTGTAAATCTCATGCATAGCTGCACATCCCATAAACGCAAAACTCACCCTTTTTGCACTTGTTATTGCACCCGCCACAGTGTCTTTTGTCAAATAAAGCATTCACACATTTCCCCCTGCAGCAGATTTCAGTGTACTTGCACTTGTACCCACACATTCCACAATTTAACCGATcttttttcacattaacaCATTTTTTCTTGCAGCAATCCGGCCCTGGACTGCTCCTGATCATACCACAAACACGTGGAAACTTGTCACAAGTCATGTTGGCTATCAGGTTTTTCCGTGCCAGCAACCGCCTCACTCCTCGCAAAGATGTTGCTTCTTGATTTTCTGATAAGGACCACGATTCTTCAAGATCGTTTGTCGAGGCAACAATGGCAACTGTCGCTAAGAGGGCAAAGAAGAGTGTTAGCGACTTCATGGCTATATAGACAGAAGattttatttgtcaaatttgttgATAGCAGTTAGCACTCTGTGTTaattatatagtaatattGGCGCGAGAGTTGACAAAACCAAAATGAATTATCAAGTTATggtttttgtgtgtgtgtggtcTATATTCATTTCAAGAGATTGCTTCCAAATTACTATATATCGCTAAGAAGAAATCATTTGATTATATGTAAAGAAAAGCTGGGCTGCTCCCATTTATTCTGTATCTCAATTCTTAAGTAAAGTTGATGGACGATGAATCTCACCTTGTATTTTGGAACCAGTCACTTGTTGCCACATCGATTATATGTGCCTTCAATTGCGTGGTCGTCAATCGGCATATAACACCGGGCACCGGCTGCTCATTTTTAAATGTCTGTTTAGTTCACGGTGACTTTTCGCTATCCTATAATTCTACAactgatgattttatttaccTCCCACTCATTTGTGTATCAGGAAGCGCAGcagtttgaaaagaaaatatgacaAGTCAAAAGAGGGAAAATGCGAAAGATCAGAATAAAATCTAACATAACAATTGTGTAAGGCTATTAAAGCAAAGACAAAGACAGACATGATTCCCTAGTTCGATAAGAAAAGCACATATTCTCAAGAGCAAAATAGTACTTAactaaaaactttaatttggGTTCACTGGGGCATCAATCTGCAGTAGTCTGATTAAAGTTGCATTATATTTACATAGCTTTTGCtgaaatgttttatttaaaagtattcCATTTCTAATTTCTGAGACTAGAGCTAGGCTATATATGAGCAAATAAACTGTTTCATTGAGGTCttgttattaatttgatgttgtattaattgaagttcttgttgcaattttttttcttttagttattgCGTAAGCTTGAGAAATAACATAATTATGACTTCTTGCTGCCTCATAATTCTCACTTTGATCTTTCctctattttatattattgccCAAGCCTCTACATTTGGCCAGCAGCTCTCTCTCATGGAACTGGTAGCAAGTAAAAACAATGAAACAGAGCACCAAGAGCATGCTAATACTTGTTTTCACCGCACTGCAGAGAATGAAGTGACAACAAATCTAAGATCAGGCAAGGGCCAAAGCTTCTCGCACGGTCGGCATCACGCAAGGACTGTAAGCgtaataattactattatatcttattcttcttcttgttggtTGTTAATAACGACAACACAAATTTTAACTCAAACAGGCTCATGGGATCCTGAACATTATTGGCTGGGGAATTCTCTTGCCAATCGGAGTGATCATCGCAAGATACCTGAGAAGATTTCCAATTGAATATGATGAATGGCACCCACTTCACATGCTGTGCCAAATTTCAGGATACATTCTTGGAACCGTTGGTTGGGGCATTGGCTTATGGCTTGGCAACTCTTCCAAACATTACACTCTTAAAACGCATCGCATTCTTGGCATCCTTGTATTCGCCTTTGCAACCATACAAGTAAGTATTTGCAATTCTCCAGCTTACATTGattattcaaaatcaaaatcttgtTTGTTGTCTCATattagttttttgttttgtgaattAGATTTTGACCAGCTTTCTGCAACCAAGAAGGGAAAATGAATGTAGCAAGTGGTGggaaatttttcatcaatCTATGGGATATACAGTAGTTGCTTTAAGTAtagcaaatatttttcaaggGATTATTCATCAGAGTCATGCTGAAAAATGGAAATGGCTTTATGTGGCAATACTTGCTCTTCTAGCTTTTCTTGCAGCAGCATTGGAGATTTTTAGATGGATCGTGAAGTCTAAACTTCAGCTGCCAATTGCATTTCAcaacaacaatatttacaaCTTCACTTGATCAGatttagtgttaaaaaaattttgtttcaggATTACGTTATTGCCGAGGAAGAGGATAGtaaatttccatttaattGAGAGCTCATTTGAGCCtccaaattcaatttcttgtCATTTACGCAACCAATTGACTATCTTACCTATTACTGGAAATGGATTTTCCTCTGCTTTGCATGTACTGTATGCAAAATAGTCGAGCACTTTTATTGTGATTAATAGCAGAGCTATTTgttctctaaaaaaaaaataataataaatattcatattttaatgaactttttattacaaaaatatccaCGGGCATATTACTATTAAGGACAATATTGGATAAAACCTTAAAAATTTCTCAAAACTATTTGccccttctctctctctctcttgttttcaaattttgtgatTATGCCTATTTTTCACAATTGGTTTATGCAAGATGTTGATGAAGAAGTTGATGAGATTGAATGGGCTTTGCGGCAAGTTATAGTTTTTTACAAGgatcatgatttttttctgATCTGATCATGTTCTGAGCAAACCAATTAATAGTATTCGCCTTCGCAACCATATAAGTAAGTTGGAATAAGTTGTTTACCTAAACAATAAGAATCGGAATCAGAATGAACTATATTCTTATTGATGCATCTACTCTGTCTTGTAATCAAAATGGATTGTTACAAATTACTTAAATGCCCTAAGttacaattatatatttattcactaataaaataaagagtaattatttttattataaacattattaccattattattattattaccattattgtaaaaaaatagtattattattattacaacaagaatataatgaattaatgcaatttatttgatattaattatcaatattattatttaatttttaaatgaggtaaaattaatttttgattttgtttaaagGTAAAATGTCAATTCATTCTCATCTCcattctctcattttcattcccaCGTCTTTTGTTCCCACTCCTCATTTCTAAattcattctcattcatttatatttttaacaagTAAAATACTATATACAAAGAATGGgaatcattttcattcccTAATTCATAAGTAAATCATCATTCTAATAATAGAGttcaaatttttgtataaatttattttatacaaatcaATATAGTATGATATAATtagtttcattaaattaaGGTGATATAATCAAATTGGatccaaaaaaaatcttcGGTCCAATTcagaatttatatttataaaaaaatcgaTAAGGTTAATCCGataaaaatcagaataagtCGGTTCAATTCTCcgttcaaaatttcaagagtAGATCCAACCGAAAAATTCGAGGGAAAAATATGGCCACAGCATTACGTGAGGGGATATAAGAGGCTAGCTTAACACGCCCTATATGTAAACCttactaaaaatttaacacTGCTTCTACTTCGTCGGCGCATCGCCACCGCCCAACTTTGCGCCTTAGCCGCGCTACCTCCTTCGCCCTGGCACTATCAAACAGCTCCAATCAATTAGTCCATTGAATCTTGAATTTTCaagattaataaaagttaaaagtagAAGAATAAGGGCTGGCGGCGAGAGGCTAATACATTAACATTTGTAGCAGCCTAATACCttagtataaaaataacacctaataaataatctttttgCATTTCAAGGGGAAATGgttatgaatattttgttaaCTCTTTGAATGGTGTTAATGAGAAAATGGATGATTATAAATTTGGGGGATTGACACTTTTCCCCTAcataaattaacatatattatttaattccctGCTGTTTTTATAATGGTCAAAAATTCCTATGACAGCATAAGTTTACagtattacccttatttttaactactattttatttacatttattataaattaaataaattacatgaataaaaactaaataaaaaaaaattaagcattaaaaacaataaaatttttttcttgtaattatttattttgtgaacattttcttataataaacattttgtaatattttaaaattaaatgtaaaaagataggcaaaatattttattatttatcttctaataaatctttatttgtcattcaagttttcttataataattttttttatcattttataataattttcttatatatttattataagaaaattttcacaaattaaataagtacaagaaaaaaattttattattaatttttttgctcatatcaaaacatatatttcttatttttaatgcttaattttttatttagtttctattcatgtgatttatttaatttataataaatataaataaaagagtagttaaaaataagagtaatattgtaaacttatgctATCAGGGAgatttttggccattataaaaacagcaaagggaaaaatgatatatgttgattactgtaGATGGGAAATTGACAATCTCccttataaattttgtaaactgCAGgcgaaaagtgaaaaaaaaaattagtgtatttttaatcaaatgtAAAAGATTAGGTGGGATGTGAATATTTATCTAAAACTGAaaaacattttattaattactattatactAAATATTAGGGACCTTAAATGTTATTTTGCTCCGGAAAATAATGACATGGCTGTGCTCATTTCCACACGGTTTTCTGACATGTGTCAGTGAAAATGAGCGATACTAGAAAAGCAACAACACAAGTGAATGGGTGATGAAGAATCAGGAACATGAAGAAGAGCGCAAGAGGAGAGAGAATCATATCAACGAACAAGTAGAAGCAGAAACCATGGCTGCGTCTGCCGCCACAGATGGCGTTGCAGCGACGGCGCTTCGGTCCGTGATCCAACGGGTCCACCAAGCCGCCGAGAGATCCAGTCGCCCGCCGGACCGGATTCGAATCGTCGCTGTCAGCAAAACCAAACCGGTCTCAGTAATCCGTCAGGTTTATGAGGCCGGTCACCGATGTTTCGGTGAAAACTACGTTCAAGAAATAGTGGAAAAGGCGGCTCAGGTCcctctcttttcttctctctctgcttttttttttttcccaaaagatATAACTACGTATTAAGCTAAACGGTTCGTTTTGATGTTGTGTCATCAGTTTCTTGTGTGATTGTTTAGAATGAAAGTGTTTGACTTTGTTGTCTGGGTTTAAACGTGCAGCTTCCAGATGATCTAGAATGGCATTTCATTGGGAACCTGCAGAGCAATAAAGTGAAACCTTTATTGGGTAATGATTATTTCGCTTTGTCTCTATTTTAATTGTTCACATTTGTATTATTGCTATGGGATATGCCTGAGTAGGAGAAACGGAAATTAGAGACCAGCTTTAACATTTTGTTATGAATGTATCAAGTTGGGTCACTCTTGTTAAGTCAGATGTGTGCTAAGTGAGGTGGAAGCAAAACTGCAAAACCCTGTGTTCTTGTTGGTTGTTACTGACAAAATAGAACTGCTTTGTACAGTGCATGCTTTAGGGTATTTTTGTTACTGTTGTGTTTCTGCTTTATTTTGAAAGCACAGCTGTTTAGCGTTTGTAGTCACCCACATCCACTTGCTAGTTGGTAGCTAATGTTTATGAACCACCCACCCATTTATATTTGACAAATAGTGATTTTATTTCACAGTAGTTGTGGATTGAAAATCATAGCATCTAAATCCCAAACAGATAGATTGACTTGTTAGGAATTCTTCAGTTAATTTTGCTATCATTTGATCATTGATTAATGCAACTTTCTCTCCCCTTTTCTTGTTTCAGGTGATATTCATGGACAACCTTTTCTTGATTAAAAGTCAAATCTAATTGCATCTGCATTTTGTGTCGCACAACTTTATCTCACATTCatgagagaataaaatatgatGTCTGATTTAAAACTCATCTACTGTTTTGCAGCTGGTGTGCCTAACCTGGCAATGGTAGAAAGTGTGGACAACGAGAAGGTAAACACTTGCTCCagttttagttatatttataactttGATGTAATTTGGACTCAACTTAAGCAAAGAATTTTTATGGTTGCCTTTCGTTGGCTCTTCCGCTCAACTTTTAGAGATTTGAGTACATAGCAAGAGATGTATCATAATTTGTTGTCACGATCAGTCAACCGAGCAATTTGGCTAGTGGTGCTCCTCTTTCTGTTTTACTAAGCCTTTTTGTGTTCTGCAGATTGCAGGTCGTCTTAATCGTATGGTTGAAACCATGGGAAGGAAGCCTTTAAAAGTCTTGGTTCAAGTGAATACCAGTGGAGAAGAATGTAAGTTTGTTTATTAACCTTAAACTGTCATTATTTTTCACAGGTGCAGTCATTTGACTTGTGAACCTCTATTGTAGATGGAGAGTGCTTCATCAAATGCTCATGGAGTCATAGTTGCTTATTGATGATATAACCTTTCGTCtttcaaatttgtaaaaattagaGGTTATAGTTTattcaagaaaatattttatcacttTTTACATGAATAACCTTTCGTGTCATGCATTTTACTGAATTAAGTGGTTCTGATCTGCTACTTGTGATATTTTTGAGGCCATGCTTGATTTCTGCTATGTTGCAGCGAAATCTGGAGTTGAGCCTTCAGGGTGTCTGGAACTTGTGAAACATGTTAGTCAAAACTGTCCGAATCTTGAGTTTTGTGGCCTAATGACAATTGGGATGCCAGATTACACATCGACCCCGGAGAACTTCAAGGTAGTGGTCTGATTTTGATATCATTCCCCAACCAACCCCCTCCTCACTCTCCcattcactttttcttttcttctatgTGCTTTTTTCCACTTAAGATATCTGATAGAGAATTGTGTTTTGCAACCAGACATTAGCAAAATGCAGAAGTGAGGTATGCAAGGCTCTTGGAATACCAGAAGAGCAATGTGATCTGTCTATGGGAATGTCTGGTGACTTCGAGCTTGCTGTAAGAAATACTCTACTGTTGGCTTAAAACAGACAACTAGTTTTACGTATTATATCTTGCAGTATAATGATGAAAACAATTTTACTTTGGAACTGAACTTGTTAAAAAATCCCACTGCAATTTTCTCTAATGACATTCACGAGAACTAAGTACTTGTGCTAACTGGGTGTGGAAaagggagggaaaaaaaaatggtatgTGTGTTGGCAATTAGTTGCTGCCCTTGTCCACAAAATGCCGCGCACTAACTACTGTCAGTGGCATTTTCTGAAGGAGCAAAGTTTCTGTTGAAAGAGTTTTAAggttattttctttatttgatgGAAGTTGTGTCAATTCATAAAGGTCAATATGAACTCATGTTTCAATGTTGcctattttatgttttattgtttaaaatacatgaatGCCTGATTTGTTTTGCTTAGTCCAGTTATGCAGCTCTTGACACTCTCACTGCTTTGCAGATTGAAATGGGGAGCACCAATGTCAGGATTGGATCCACAATATTTGGTGCAAGGGAATATCCGAAGAAGaactaaactttttttttcacctgTTCTGAAAACGTTGGCTATTGTTATGTATTTATCTTAATGTACTGAAACTAGAGTATAGTAgattaatcatattttttatgcaCTTGTTCTTTCGATGCTGtagtatttcttttcactCTTGAATGATGATTTTTGGGGGCTATACTTGTTGATCCCTTCATAATGATGGGTTATTCATCAGAGCCTAGGATTCTTCTTATATTGCGCTGATGGGTCCAAACTacaaaaattgtatgtttatATCTGAAATTTTTACTCAAATTTAACAGGCATGCATGTTATGATGCGGCAGGGTTGTGATGCGTCAATCCTTTTTTATTCTGATCAAGGCTTGAAAGATGAATCTGAAATGGTTTCCTTGAGGAACTTTGGTATAAGAAATCGAGAAAAgatccaataaataaaaaatatacttgAGGCTGTGTTCGGGGCAGGTATCTTGTGCagatattattgttttagcTGCCGAGGAATCAGTAGCACTCTCAGGAGGACCTGATATCCAGATTCCACTTGGAAGAAAAGACCCTACCACTAGCAGTCACCAACTAGCTCACCTTCATTTTCCCTTTCCAGGAATAACAGTTGATGAATTACTTCATACCTTCATGTGTGAAAGGAGTGAAGCTCAAAGAGTCAGTCGCCATCTTAGGTGATGAACTTTTAGGggtcaattttgtaaaaaaggGATTCTTTAGGGCCTGTTTGGTACCGTTTTCAAGCCTCTGTTTTCGTTTTCGTTTTGAGGATACAGATGTAATTCGTGTTTGGTGGGCTAAACTcagaaacaaattataaaacaaaaaattcagattCAGCTTTCCAGTTGTAAAGTTGAAAACATGTTTAATGCGTtttcaaatgaattacaaTTCACACTCAAGAACAAATTACAGAACAAATCTCGGCTCGTGTTCACTTCATCAACAGCTCCCAAAGTCCCCGATCTAAACTC contains:
- the LOC112497142 gene encoding cytochrome b561 and DOMON domain-containing protein At4g17280-like — encoded protein: MTSCCLIILTLIFPLFYIIAQASTFGQQLSLMELVASKNNETEHQEHANTCFHRTAENEVTTNLRSGKGQSFSHGRHHARTAHGILNIIGWGILLPIGVIIARYLRRFPIEYDEWHPLHMLCQISGYILGTVGWGIGLWLGNSSKHYTLKTHRILGILVFAFATIQILTSFLQPRRENECSKWWEIFHQSMGYTVVALSIANIFQGIIHQSHAEKWKWLYVAILALLAFLAAALEIFRWIVKSKLQLPIAFHNNNIYNFT
- the LOC102620599 gene encoding uncharacterized protein LOC102620599, yielding MKNQEHEEERKRRENHINEQVEAETMAASAATDGVAATALRSVIQRVHQAAERSSRPPDRIRIVAVSKTKPVSVIRQVYEAGHRCFGENYVQEIVEKAAQLPDDLEWHFIGNLQSNKVKPLLAGVPNLAMVESVDNEKIAGRLNRMVETMGRKPLKVLVQVNTSGEESKSGVEPSGCLELVKHVSQNCPNLEFCGLMTIGMPDYTSTPENFKTLAKCRSEVCKALGIPEEQCDLSMGMSGDFELAIEMGSTNVRIGSTIFGAREYPKKN